In the Plasmodium chabaudi chabaudi strain AS genome assembly, chromosome: 13 genome, one interval contains:
- a CDS encoding CPW-WPC family protein: MKYIVIFSFLSFFNALKFGNSIIRPNEINKKTFIFSGDADLDDKYPRGNESSENNNEVEENDMNRIIRENKAATKSDENIKNIVNESENMIKQKYNINELPPSGLTEEEEEEAREDSEFLSDHLEESAQNFSSSDGQNEDLKEKETESENIKKYQAEVINAMNKDTIYKKMDSNKIEEVEQMTDDSDEVCIQDYSLPCPFNFFRTSSGCVPLPSYEGPCNEVQEKLMYLYDNQKESWADICDSNWECLPLKCKYGTDYNSVCPINWIDMGKGVCRSLYKNNKCRSAIDFSDKTISEKKEFETLCGIRWRCKSVIYETNFDSLCPLNWTKIDQYKCKSPSDYNGPCPKISNFKKYNTEEGKKSIEIACLVNWPYSIRVNEYERDYNVPCPIGWFLLNNGFCRAPENYIKSSKCNDEVGFFNMTSQQKESFSISCNVDFPFKDRENCQRNYSFKCPLGWIPSNQEGFCKSPINYKSKICKSYSKFQNVSDSQRNYYLKFCNIDWPCISEIQNSHIYTKLPFNYSGERQPKWDNGPVDSITGSII, encoded by the exons atgaaatatattgttattttttcttttttgtcCTTTTTTAATGCTCTTAAGTTTGGAAATTCCATTATTCGaccaaatgaaataaataaaaaaacatttatcTTTTCTGGAGACGCTGATTTAGATGATAAATATCCGAGAGGAAATGAATCatcagaaaataataatgaagttgaagaaaatgatatgaATAGGATTATAAGGGAAAACAAAGCTGCTACCAAAtctgatgaaaatataaaaa ACATTGTTAATGAGTCAGAAAATATGATTAAGCAGAAATACAATATCAATGAGTTACCACCATCGGGCCTTACTGAA gaagaagaagaagaagcCAGGGAGGATAGTGAATTTTTATCTGATCACTTGGAAGAATCGGCTCAAAACTTTTCATCATCAGATGGCcaa aATGAAGATCTGAAGGAAAAAGAAACTGAATccgaaaatataaagaaatatcaAGCGGAGGTTATCAATGCAATGAACAAAGATacaatatacaaaaaaatggattctaataaaatagaagaAGTTGAGCAa ATGACTGATGATTCAGATGAG GTGTGCATTCAAGATTACTCATTGCCATGCCCCTTTAACTTTTTTCGAACGAGCTCGGGTTGCGTGCCCCTACCATCGTATGAAGGCCCATGCAATGAG GTGCAGGAGAAGCTGATGTACTTGTACGACAACCAGAAGGAAAGTTGGGCTGACATTTGTGACTCAAATTGGGAATGCCTTCCTTTAAAGTGTAAATATGGAACCGACTACAATTCAGTGTGTCCTATTAATTGGATTGATATGGGGAAAGGAGTATGTCGaagtttatataaaaataataaatgcaGAAGTGCTATTGATTTTTCTGATAAAACCAtatctgaaaaaaaagaattcgAAACATTATGTGGAATAAGATGGAGATGCAAATCAGTAATTTATGAAACTAATTTTGATTCTCTATGTCCATTAAATTGGACAAAAATAGATCAGTATAAATGTAAATCACCAAGTGATTATAATGGACCATGCCCCAAAATATCaaactttaaaaaatataatactgaagaaggaaaaaaaagtattgaAATTGCCTGCTTAGTTAATTGGCCTTACAGTATCAGAGTTAATGAATATGAACGGGATTACAATGTACCGTGCCCAAT tGGGTGGTTTCTACTAAATAACGGATTTTGTCGTGCCccagaaaattatataaaaagctCAAAGTGCAATGATGAGGTtggattttttaatatgacTTCACAACAAAAGGAATCTTTTTCCATTTCTTGTAATGTGGATTTTCCTTTTAAAG atCGAGAGAATTGCCAACGTAACTACTCGTTCAAATGCCCTTTAGGGTGGATACCATCAAATCAAGAAGGATTTTGTAAATCGccaattaattataaaagtaaaatttgtaaatcATATTCTAAATTTCAAAATGTTTCAGATAGTCAgagaaattattatttaaagttTTGTAATATAGATTGGCCATGTATATCTGAAATTCAGAATTCACAT ATATACACTAAGTTACCCTTTAATTATTCTGGGGAACGACAGCCCAAATGGGATAAtg gcCCAGTTGACTCAATAACCGGatcaattatttaa
- a CDS encoding serine/threonine protein kinase, putative has product MKLYSCVIYTCILCKVISLIKVFYCSFWYLINVHFFVNNLNYNEIWKRHIDVSKNDILILFVPPYLTSKHQKLQILFSNNNNENIENRIDIYAENANQENNQNEASISSYVVSLLYNKENYIVLFYIFSYIYCYYIEQIQNIINHVITQEQKHKTHSSHFFYQYAYAKEVYNDSSKNKQKYLSFIENNDKISNPDGVDNKNGKEKNKTTSNSMLANISSEGAHAYSSIGVLINENQIKKDKENYVNNKSLYNKCKDNETTKCEYNNEKKIIKNEIHKLNEYKKQNEDNNPYMNHILNNKYYLKKKIKTLLKKTKIARSYELEVIHLPRTEITQNETTIIKQNKKNICSNCVINSDESLYSLKIRDENIYSNIEKLIQKGKRSDVGAYYDFDKVFYLSDVHNEDKPTYQPMPNWIKSKYKMLDFTKHLFLENPEKKDDEKNNKVDKYYNKRVNYSIQNKLGAGAYGEIWYGINLNKNVPFRNVVLKKILIKKRVDENEKNLNDDEREKEYEISAMREVYFGEIFKNCDNISRYIEHFKEYEISEDTKEHITFIWIVFANEGYSLSQHLFETDKNNSGMISPSKLWWSIKKQNIGMLVIKDLMRQILNGINIAHKKDITHRDIKMENIFVSPNTPFTVRVGDWGSAVEYKNESFFFTPTMEEETQGYQPPESLFGHMKNNFMRLPYYDMWGIGIVFLQFVLGTKNPLEVKNKRNEMKLKRMYSKYSKDTLKEVIFIQGLSELCLIPWASQPPDRLIPLYDMRDNEKNALQYSSIYRKNLIINKLEYFANTKNLTEIKRKKYNLINNMMSNKYNSLISLPNSPVCPNWKCIHKYNEQSNYNKYNTIKFDKIQSKFLQQRKENYTFFKNNCNDEQFQKILQERDPSGVGLPDKNARDLLRRLLDFDYKTRITSEEALKHAWFSDS; this is encoded by the coding sequence AAACTACAGATATTATTTAGTAACAATaacaatgaaaatatagagaatcgaattgatatatatgcagAAAATGCAAATCAGGAAAACAACCAAAATGAAGCTTCTATTAGTTCATATGTTGTTTcacttttatataataaagaaaattacattgtattattttatattttttcttatatctattgttattatattgagcaaatacaaaatataattaatcaTGTTATAACTCAAGAACAAAAACATAAAACCCATAGCAGTCACTTCTTTTATCAGTATGCATATGCTAAGGAGGTGTACAATGAttcatcaaaaaataaacaaaaatatctTAGCTTTATTGagaataatgataaaatatctAACCCAGATGGtgttgataataaaaatggtaaagaaaaaaataaaactacTTCTAATTCAATGTTAGCAAATATAAGTAGTGAAGGAGCACATGCCTATTCATCAATTGGTGTCCtaattaatgaaaatcaaattaaaaaagacaaagaaaattatgttaataataaaagtttaTATAACAAGTGTAAAGACAATGAAACTACCAAatgtgaatataataatgaaaaaaaaattataaaaaatgaaattcataaattaaatgaatataaaaaacaaaatgaagataATAATCCTTATATGAATCATATattgaataataaatattatcttaaaaaaaaaataaaaactcttttaaaaaaaacaaagatAGCACGATCATATGAATTAGAGGTTATCCATTTACCAAGGACAGAAATAAcacaaaatgaaacaactataataaaacaaaataaaaaaaatatatgttcaAACTGTGTTATTAATTCTGATGAATCCttatattctttaaaaattagagatgaaaatatttatagcaACATCGAAAAGTTGATCCAAAAGGGGAAGCGATCTGATGTTGGAGCATACTACGATTTTGACaaagttttttatttaagtGATGTGCATAATGAAGATAAACCAACTTATCAACCAATGCCCAATTGgataaaaagtaaatacaaaatgcttgattttacaaaacatttatttttagaaaatccagaaaaaaaagatgatgagaaaaataataaagtagataaatattataataaaagagtAAACTATTctattcaaaataaattaggGGCAGGTGCATATGGAGAAATATGGTATggtattaatttaaataaaaatgtgccATTTCGGAATGTGGTTTTGAAAAAGatacttataaaaaaaagggtcgatgaaaatgaaaaaaacttAAATGATGATGAGAGAGAAAAGGAATATGAAATAAGTGCTATGAGGGAAGTATATTTTGGagaaatttttaaaaattgtgatAATATAAGTAGATATATAGAACATTTTAAAGAATATGAAATTAGTGAAGATACTAAAGAACatattacatttatatGGATTGTATTTGCAAATGAAGGATATTCACTATCACAACATCTGTTTGAAACGGATAAAAATAACTCTGGTATGATTAGTCCTAGTAAATTATGGTggagtataaaaaaacaaaatataggAATGTTAGTAATAAAAGATTTGATGCGTCAAATATTAAATGGTATAAATATTGCtcataaaaaagatattacACACCGAGatattaaaatggaaaatatttttgtatcaCCAAATACTCCATTTACTGTTCGAGTAGGGGATTGGGGTAGTGCcgttgaatataaaaatgaatcgtttttttttacacctACTATGGAAGAAGAAACACAAGGGTATCAACCTCCAGAATCTTTATTTGGgcatatgaaaaataattttatgcgATTACCATATTATGATATGTGGGGTATTGGAATAGTATTCTTACAATTTGTGTTAGGTACCAAAAATCCCTTggaagtaaaaaataaaagaaatgaaatgaaattaaaacgaatgtattcaaaatattctaAAGATACATTAAAAGAagtaatttttatacaagGGCTTTCGGAATTATGTTTAATACCGTGGGCTAGTCAACCCCCTGATAGGCTTATACCTCTCTATGATATGAgagataatgaaaaaaacgcACTTCAATATTCttctatatatagaaaaaatttaattataaacaaacTAGAATATTTCGCTAATACGAAAAATCTTACTGAAAttaaacgaaaaaaatataaccttattaataatatgatgtCTAATAAGTACAATTCATTAATATCTTTGCCAAATTCCCCAGTGTGCCCAAACTGGAAatgtatacataaatataatgaacaaTCGaactataataaatataatactattaaatttgataaaattcAAAGTAAATTCCTTCAACAAAGAAAGGaaaattatacattttttaaaaataattgcaATGATGAGCAGttccaaaaaatattacaagAACGTGATCCATCAGGTGTTGGACTGCCGGATAAAAATGCTCGCGACCTTCTTAGACGTCTCCTCGATTTCGATTACAAAACAAGGATAACTTCCGAAGAAGCTCTTAAGCATGCATGGTTTTCAGATAGCTAA